A window from Nothobranchius furzeri strain GRZ-AD chromosome 17, NfurGRZ-RIMD1, whole genome shotgun sequence encodes these proteins:
- the LOC107394064 gene encoding uncharacterized protein produces the protein MSHFDQADYAVFRERLAVIQRRGNRVELLMKQVQEKLTEVDFLMKQEREKLMEVDLLIKQEREKLMEVNLLQFRLGLQAKSVQEELQDLGWLTAERHRGLYSSSGPGSRLESCDYDYLMPQYLDTVSPETCDGPILYRSPYKQRATEMIQHDSDYTSDTDSVLLRRNLSPRSPENWSPNESESFLSEGDGEAEVWVDEEPKRRRRNTL, from the exons ATGTCACACTTCGATCAAGCAGATTACGCTGTTTTCAG AGAGAGACTGGCGGTCATACAGAGGAGAGGGAACAGGGTCGAGCTCCTGATGAAACAAGTGCAGGAAAAGCTGACGGAAGTTGATTTTTTGATGAAACAAGAGCGGGAAAAGCTGATGGAAGTTGATCTTTTGATCAAACAAGAGCGGGAAAAGCTGATGGAAGTGAATCTTTTGCAGTTTCGGCTGGGGCTGCAAGCGAAATCTGTGCAAGAAGAACTTCAGGATCTGGGATGGCTGACGGCAGAACGGCATCGCGGACTTTACTCTTCATCAGGTCCGGGGTCTCGGCTGGAGTCGTGTGATTATGATTATCTTATGCCACAGTACCTGGACACAGTTAGTCCTGAAACATGTGATGGTCCCATCCTGTATCGATCACCCTACAAACAAAGAGCCACAGAAATGATTCAACATGACAGCGATTACACCTCAGACACAGATTCAGTGCTTCTCAGACGTAACCTCTCACCACGGTCACCTGAGAACTGGAGTCCGAACGAATCCGAGAGCTTTCTGTCAGAAGGAGATGGAGAGGCAGAAGTTTGGGTGGACGAGGAACCAAAAAGGCGAAGGAGAAATACTCTGTAG
- the LOC107394062 gene encoding macrophage-expressed gene 1 protein translates to MKTVLALLAALYTLRTCSSAPLSRPTNWLRQCRASTNFSIAAMEVLPGGGWDNLRNMDMGRVMNLSYFQCQTTEDGLYLIPDEVFVIPQKETGVETNSEIISSWLEQKSTTAHSINADISFLKVLNGKFSTENTRMKSHQVKDSSTTTRVQVRNFMYTAKAYPDFVLDSRFAQQVKDIADAIENNQTRNADYLAEKMVLDYGTHVITSVDAGASLVQEDYLRSSYVSQSASDSSTVKAQAGFNFFDKLKFDISSESSQQSTELKTYQSNIIYSLIQSHGGVPFYPGITLPKWQESTRNNLVAIDRSGFPLHYFINKNTLTDLPEPTVGKVAVRVSQAIERYYKINTRPGCVDVSSENFNFQANIDDNSCEGPATNLSFGGIYQTCSKLSSDAGPLCDKLAQKNPDTGEFTCRGPYTPTLLRSETRQEGYYQKEHVFLWLDAYYYYVRSARIDTYWCSVNGKAPDNSGYLFGGIYSPSLLNPITNTKSCPANFIAVKFLSDGQMLCMSNDYEMGTRYAVPFGGLFSCEAANPLARNQHMCPPKFSQHLATVSDGCEILYCVQSGLFTGGELLPIRLPPFTKPPLMSMQATNTVMVMTEGDKSWVRVGRTKAWKLAKPEEIKVLAQKFNPELNQMTSGGKAGVAFGVIGLMVLVVIVVFLVRRKRRVSRFSGYEDLSEQAESKTQQDEP, encoded by the exons ATGAAGACGGTACTGGCTCTCCTGGCTGCTCTTTACACCCTTAGAACCTGCTCTTCAGCTCCTCTGAGCCGCCCGACCAACTGGCTCAGACAATGCCGTGCCTCCACCAACTTCTCCATCGCAGCAATGGAGGTGCTTCCAGGTGGAGGGTGGGACAATCTCCGAAACATGGACATGGGTCGAGTCATGAACCTCAGCTACTTCCAGTGCCAAACCACTGAAGATGGACTCTACCTCATCCCAGATGAGGTGTTTGTCATCCCTCAGAAGGAGACAGGAGTGGAGACCAACTCTGAGATCATCAGCTCCTGGCTGGAGCAGAAAAGCACCACAGCTCACTCTATAAATGCTGACATTTCCTTCTTGAAAGTGCTGAATGGAAAATTTTCTACTGAGAACACAAGAATGAAATCCCATCAGGTCAAAGATTCTTCAACTACAACCAGAGTTCAG GTTCGGAACTTTATGTACACAGCGAAGGCCTACCCTGACTTCGTACTGGACTCACGCTTTGCTCAGCAAGTCAAAGACATCGCAGACGCAATAGAAAACAATCAGACGAGGAACGCTGACTATCTCGCAGAGAAGATGGTGCTGGACTATGGAACTCATGTCATCACTAGTGttgatgctggggcctctctggtGCAGGAAGACTACCTCCGCTCCTCGTACGTGTCTCAGAGTGCATCAGACAGTTCAACTGTTAAAGCACAGGCTGGGTTCAACTTTTTTGACAAACTCAAGTTTGATATCAGCAGTGAGAGCAGCCAACAGAGTACAGAACTTAAAACGTATCAGTCCAACATTATCTATTCACTCATTCAGAGTCATGGAGGTGTGCCTTTTTATCCTGGTATCACTTTACCAAAATGGCAGGAAAGTACCAGAAATAACTTGGTTGCTATTGACCGTTCAGGTTTCCCTCTCCACTACTTTATAAACAAAAACACTTTGACTGATCTACCAGAACCTACAGTGGGCAAAGTCGCTGTTCGAGTAAGCCAGGCCATAGAGCGGTACTACAAGATCAACACCCGCCCTGGGTGTGTAGACGTCAGCTCCGAGAACTTTAACTTTCAGGCAAACATTGATGACAATTCCTGCGAGGGCCCGGCTACAAACCTAAGTTTTGGTGGGATCTACCAAACATGTAGCAAGCTCAGCTCAGATGCAGGTCCACTTTGTGACAAACTGGCCCAGAAAAACCCAGACACTGGTGAATTCACTTGTCGTGGTCCTTACACCCCAACTTTACTGCGATCAGAGACGAGACAGGAGGGCTATTATCAAAAAGAACACGTATTCTTGTGGTTAGATGCTTATTACTATTATGTTCGTTCTGCTCGTATCGACACCTACTGGTGCTCTGTGAATGGAAAAGCTCCTGATAACTCGGGGTATCTGTTTGGAGGCATCTACAGTCCGTCTCTCCTGAATCCCATCACCAACACCAAAAGTTGCCCTGCAAATTTTATTGCAGTCAAATTTCTATCAGATGGCCAGATGCTCTGCATGAGTAACGACTATGAGATGGGTACCAGATATGCCGTACCATTTGGAGGTCTCTTCAGTTGTGAAGCTGCTAACCCACTGGCAAGGAACCAACACATGTGTCCTCCCAAGTTCAGTCAGCACCtcgccacagtcagtgatggctgTGAAATTCTTTACTGTGTTCAGTCTGGACTGTTCACAGGAGGCGAGCTGCTGCCAATCCGACTTCCTCCTTTTACCAAACCTCCTCTCATGAGCATGCAAGCTACCAACACGGTGATGGTGATGACCGAAGGAGATAAGAGCTGGGTCAGAGTGGGGCGGACAAAAGCATGGAAGCTCGCCAAGCCAGAGGAGATCAAGGTACTTGCTCAAAAGTTCAACCCAGAGCTAAATCAGATGACAAGTGGGGGAAAGGCAGGGGTAGCATTTGGAGTGATTGGTCTGATGGTTCTGGTGGTGATTGTGGTGTTCCTGgttaggaggaagaggagggtgtCTAGATTTAGTGGCTATGAGGATTTAAGTGAACAGGCTGAGAGCAAGACTCAGCAGGATGAGCcttaa